From one Ammospiza nelsoni isolate bAmmNel1 chromosome 14, bAmmNel1.pri, whole genome shotgun sequence genomic stretch:
- the MCEE gene encoding methylmalonyl-CoA epimerase, mitochondrial: MAAVLRRGAAGLLSRLQTCAPTVQTLSSSKSFSQNIPSCLWKLGRLNHVAIAVPDLEKAQSLYKDVLGAQVSETVALPEHGVYTVFVELGNTKLELLHPLGEKSPIASFLQKNKTGGMHHICIEVDDIKAAMTELKEKKIRILSEEPKIGAHGKPVIFLHPKDCHGVLVELEQA; the protein is encoded by the exons ATGGCGGCGGTGCTGCGGCGCGGAGCGGCCG gGCTTCTTAGCAGATTGCAGACTTGTGCTCCCACAGTACAAACTCTATCATCATCAAAGTCCTTCTCACAAAACATCCCAAGCTGTTTGTGGAAACTGGGCCGACTCAATCACGTGGCAATTGCAGTGCCTGATTTGGAGAAAGCTCAGTCCCTGTATAAAGATGTGTTAGGAGCCCAGGTGAGTGAGACTGTTGCTCTTCCTGAACATGGTGTCTACACTGTTTTTGTGGAGCTGGGAAATACCAAGCTGGAACTTCTACATCCTTTAGGAGAGAAAAGTCCCATTGCAAGCTTCCTGCAAAAAAACAAGACTGGAGGAATGCATCATATCTGCATTGAG gttgATGACATAAAAGCGGCTATGAcagaactgaaggaaaaaaagattcgAATATTGAGTGAAGAGCCAAAAATAGGTGCACATGGCAAACCTGTGATTTTTCTTCACCCTAAAGATTGCCATGGAGTCCTTGTGGAACTTGAGCAAGCTTGA
- the MPHOSPH10 gene encoding U3 small nucleolar ribonucleoprotein protein MPP10 — MAAVPALPGLQGIQTCLRVAGAAAARPERFLSVQDGLAADFRAMTKTLYDLNKGSNIVRGGPLKELVIENFDEEQIWQQLELQNNAVLNFFKKSIARDAEDEDLCLLSDQEEDGSGAETSSDKELEDNIMEAETEQMNVYTKDKDKTKAKEKQSKLRESIMQKDSDEDSDIDFDIEALEQQAKTAKETTLRKKGRKSIVDDKFFKLAEMEAFLEHAEKEDKEEEEDDDINYFEDIFSDDEEDSEEAKVKPIKSSRDMTYKDFFDPVDDDDGDDDDLVANDAEEDQEEEADSAIEEQNEESMSEFEDMDEMVEHMRSKEASKKVTFSLPDDSETEDVTEAQLEKDISPSEIKSSFEKRQEKMSKKIKSLEEALLEEKPWQLKGEVTGQKRPENSLLEETVLFDHAVRMAPVITEETTFQLEDLIKQRILDEAWDDVVPKEKPKEEAFEYKKRISLDHEKSKLSLAEIYEQEYMKLHQQKNEEEENPEHKEIQEMMDSLFQKLDALCNFHFTPKPPVPEVKIVSNLPAISMEEVAPVAVSDAALLAPEEIKEKNKAGDVKTDAEKTPTDKKRELRRKKLRKRMKRKEREKRQKLLEKMKPEQGTKLSKKAAAAKLKRLTKEGKASLLKDEGKDKALKSSQAFFSQLQDQVRMQIKDASKLKKKQKKEKAISVHKLKL; from the exons ATGGCGGCGGTGCCGGCGCTGCCGGGGCTCCAGGGCATCCAGACGTGCCTCAGGGTggccggagcggccgcggcGCGCCCCGAGCGCTTCCTCAG TGTGCAGGATGGGCTGGCTGCCGACTTTAGAGCAATGACGAAGACTCTCTACGATTTGAATAAAGGAAGTAACATTGTTCGTGGGGGCCCTCTAAAAGAGCTGGTAATAGAAAATTTTGATGAAGAACAGATTTGGCAGCAACTAGAGCTCCAGAACAATGCAGTTCTCAATTTCTTCAAGAAATCCATTGCAAGGGATGCCGAGGATGAAGATCTTTGCCTTCTCTCAGACCAGGAAGAGGATGGCTCTGGTGCAGAGACCAGCAGTGACAAGGAGTTGGAAGACAACATAATGGAAGCAGAAACTGAACAGATGAATGTTTATACTAAAGATAAAGATAAAACTAAAgctaaagaaaagcaaagtaaaCTCAGAGAAAGCATAATGCAGAAAGACAGTGATGAGGATTCTGATATTGACTTTGATATTGAAGCTCTGGAGCAACAAGCTAAAACAGCCAAGGAAACCACACTgagaaagaagggaaggaaatctATAGTGGATGACAAGTTTTTCAAGCTAGCTGAGATGGAAGCTTTTTTAGAACATGCAGAGAAGGAAgacaaggaagaagaagaagatgatgaCATTAATTATTTTGAAGACATTTTCTCAGATGATGAGGAAGACTCTGAAGAAGCTAAAGTCAAA CCAATTAAAAGTTCCAGAGATATGACATACAAAGATTTCTTTGATCCagttgatgatgatgatggtgatgatgatgatttaGTAGCTAATGATGCTGAAGAGGATCAGGAAGAGGAAGCAGACAGTGCCATTGAAGAGCAAAATGAAGAAAGTATGTCTGA GTTTGAGGATATGGATGAAATGGTGGAGCACATGAGAAGTAAAGAAGCTTCTAAAAAAGTAACTTTCAGTTTGCCAGATGACAGTGAAACAGAAGATGTAACTGAAGCACAATTAGAGAAGGACATCAGTCCCAGTGAAATAAAGTCCTCATTTGAGAAGAGACAGGAAAAG AtgagcaaaaaaataaaaagcttggAAGAAGCACTGTTAGAGGAGAAGCCTTGGCAGCTGAAAGGAGAAGTGACTGGGCAGAAGCGCCCTGAGAACAGCCTTTTGGAAGAAACAGTGCTCTTTGACCATGCAGTGAGAATGG cACCTGTGATCACAGAAGAAACGACTTTTCAGCTTGAAGATCTCATTAAGCAGAGAATATTGGATGAG GCATGGGATGATGTAGTACCAAAAGAGAAACCCAAAGAGGAAGCTTTTGAGTACAAGAAGCGAATCAGTTTGGATCATGAAAAGAGTAAACTGAGTCTGGCTGAAATCTACGAGCAAGAATACATGAAACTTCACCAG CAAAagaatgaagaggaagaaaatcctGAACACAAAGAAATTCAGGAAATGATGGATTCACTCTTCCAGAAGCTGGATGCACTTTGTAATTTCCACTTCACACCCAAACCA CCGGTGCCAGAAGTTAAAATCGTGTCCAACCTTCCAGCTATAAGTATGGAAGAAGTAGCACCAGTTGCTGTTAGTGATGCTGCTCTCTTAGCACCAGAGGAGATCAAG GAAAAGAACAAAGCTGGTGATGTAAAAACTGATGCAGAAAAGACTCCCACAGACAAAAAACGAGaactgagaaggaaaaagctcCGCAAACGTATGAAGcgaaaggaaagggagaaacgTCAGAAGCTTCTGGAAAAGATGAAACCAGAACAAGGCACAAAACTCAGCaaaaaagctgctgcagcaaaattaaaaaggcTTACCAAAGAAGGCAAAGCATCTCTGCTCAAG GATGAAGGTAAAGACAAGGCCTTGAAATCATCCCAGGCCTTCTTTTCTCAGCTACAAGATCAAGTGAGAATGCAAATCAAAGATGccagcaaattaaaaaagaaacagaagaaggagaaagcaaTCTCTGTTCATAAATTAAAGTTGTAA